In Lentimicrobium sp. L6, the DNA window GGCTTTATCCTTTTTGAATTTGGAGCTTTTACTAATCACAAGTTTGGCTGTTGGAAATTTTTCAACTCCGAAAAAATCTTCAGACTTTAAATGACCTTCAAGCTTGGCTTTGTATTCAGCATCTTCAATATCTGCATTTACAATACTGCTCATGTCGATTACAAATTCACCTCCTTTTAAGGCTTTGCCTTCCATCACCACATAACCTTCTTGTAAACTAATGCTTCCATTATGTTCTCCAGTTACCTTTTTTCCCAACCATTCTAGGCTCGATTTATCGGTATCTATTTCTACTTTCTGTGCCATTACACCTACACTTGCTAATATGATAACGGCTGCTAATATTGATTTTATTGTATTCATCATTATTGTTTTTAATTGTTATTTAATTCTACTTAATATTCGGAACTTCTATGCACAATACATAAGCCGACCGATTGGCCTTTATTTTTGTTTCTTGAATTTCTGATAAACTCATGGCATCTCGTGCTTCTAAAGCCTCCCCTTCTATTTCAACCTCTCCATCAATAATAAAAAGATATACACCATAACTAGACTCCTCCAGGTGATAATTTATCGAAGAATTTGCTTCCATAAATACTCGTGATATTTTAGCTTCTTGATGAATCGTCAGTGCATTACCATCGGGTTTAGTCACGCTGGTAACTAATTGTTGCCACGTATTCTGAGCTTCTTCTGGATGAAAATATTTCTGATCATAAACAGGCTTTACATTGCTTTCATTTGGAAATATCCATAGTTGTAGTAAATTGATATCTTCGGATTTACTGGCATTTTCTTCAGAATGAAATATTCCAGTACCAGCACTCATCACCTGAATTTCATTTACTCCAATCACCTCCTCATGATTCATGGAATCTTTATGACTTATTGCTCCTCGCAAAGGAATGGTAATAATTTCCATATTATCATGGGGATGCTCTCCAAATCCTGTTCCGGCTTGAATAATATCATCATTCAAAACCCGAAGTGCACCAAAATGCATTCTATCTCTATTCTGATATCCAGCAAAACTAAAGCTATACCTGGCTTGTAGCCATTGATAATTTGCTTCACCTCTACTATCAGATTTTATGATGTTTTTCTTCATTTCTCCTCCTTGAATTTTATAATGCAAAGATAACGGCAAGGTTCAAGGTGAATGATATCAAAATCCAAGAGGATGATGTCAAAATCCGATATAGCTAGTTAAGAGTTTGTTAAGGACTGTCGAAACTGAGTGAAAGATATATTTTCTTCCTTTTTAAAGAAGCGACTAAAATGTGAGGATTCTTGAAATCCTATTTGAAATGCAATTTCTTTAGAACTAAGTTCGGTGTGCAATCCCAAGCGCTTAGCTTCCAAAATCAATCTTTGTTGAATGAGTTCTTTTGCAGTCTTGTTCATACTTGACTTTATTACATTATTCAAATAGTCTGATGATATTTTTAATTCTTTGGCATAGTCAGCTACTTTATGCCATGATTTGAAATTAGATTCTAATAGGGATTTAAAACTCTTGACTAGTTGCCCACCAGCTTGTAGAAACTGATCGCTATCTTCAGCTTTTGGAGGATGAGAATAAGGACTACATTCTATTAGAAATAGTTTGAGGTAAGCTCCAATTTTATCAAATTTAAAAGGATCGTTTTTGGGGAGTAGTTCGCGAATTTTGTAGACGAGTTCTTGGAGTTGATAAGCCGAATCGTGTGAGATTTGAATCGGAGGAGTGCTTCCGATATCGGAGAAAAGGTTGAGGTTAGAAATAAAAGTATCACTGATATCATTCTTGGCTAAAAAATCGCATGAAAACAAAATCACCATTCCCTTTGGATTCTCTGAATGGTCCACTTGATGCACTTGACCAGGACTCACAAAGAAGATATCGTTTGGTCGCATTTCGTATTCCTTATAATCGATAATATGCCGACCAGAATAATTTTGCGACCAAAGCACCGTGTGGTAATTGTGGCTATGCGGCGTATCAGTATGATGCCCAAACATCTCTATAACTTCCTCAACAGAACGGATAGCAAAATCCACCACCTGTTCATTATGACGAAGTTCATAAGCTGGAAAACTCCCTTCCTCTTGATTGACTCTTTTACCCATCTACTAAATCTTCCTTCCCATATATCTAATTAGTGAACTTTTGCCTTGATGAAACTCACCTTCATTTAAAACAGCGACCTCCTCAGATAACTCTATAGTTTCAAATCCTAAAAAATCTTCTTCAATCATTTCTTTAGTAAATAGCATCTTCACGTCTCTTGGGCCACTTCCTCTCTCATTCTCTTTACTAACTTCAAGATGAGATTGCGAAAAGCCTTCTAGTATAACGATTCCATACTTTTTCAAATATTTTTGATATTTTTGATGAATTAGCTGACGTATTTGAGGAGGGAAGTGAGCAAAAATCAGGACTAAAATATCATAACTTTCCTCTTCCAATTCGATATTTTGAAGATTGGCAACATGATATGTAATAGAAACTCCTTTTTCTTTTGCTAATTGCTCAGCCTTTCTTTTTCCACCATCACTAAAATCGATGGCAGTTACACCGAATCCTAATTGAGCAGCATAAACCGCATTTCGTCCTTCTCCTTCTGCAGGAAACAACACAGAACCCTTTTGATGGACTCGATTTAAAACTGTTTTTAAATATTTATTAGGCGCCATACCATAAGCATATTCATCACCTTGGTATCTCTCATTCCAAAATTCTTTCATATCACAAAGTAAACAGAAGTATACTTAAGAAATAAAGCTTTTATGTTTTTTAACAGGATTACTTGTTCCTTTTCTTCTTACTGAGTTTAGAGCCCAAAGGATATTTAAGGTTCTTGTATTCGAATAGTTCCCCTTTAATAGAACCAACAATAATTTCTGATTTCACTAAAATAGGTATTCTATTTTTATCATCAGTAATCCAAAGACTCATAGGATAGGGATTATCAAAAACCTCCCCAGTTATCACCATAGGAAGAAACTTATGGCAACGAAATTTCCCCATACTGGTTTCTACAATTTCAATTCCTTTGTAAATAATAGCAGAAGTATATACCGAATCATCTAAATAGAAATCTATTGGGAAATTATCATCCACCTGAATACTATCTATATCCAGGTTTCGAGCAAAATAAAAAGCGGACACCATATCCTGAGTATTCAAACCAATAGAAATTTCTTGTTGACGAGAACGAGCGGTCATGTTCAAGTAATCAAAATCTACATCATCTTCCACCTTATATCCGCCTTCATTCGTCCTTCGAACAAACCGGTAAGGTTTTAAAGATTCTTCATCGAACCATGATTCAAATTTATCTCGAACTTTAAAAAAGAAATCAAAAGAACCTGTTGAACGGCCACTACCAATGGCATGAAATGTTGTTCTTCCATTAAAGAAATCTTTGTCTTTGGCAATTTCCAAGGTTGCTTTTCCAGCATAAACCTTTCCTATTAATGGGGCATCATAATACACCCAATATTTAAGACTCTCACCTCTTTCGAATGCTAAGCTTTCCTTTCCTTGTGAAAATACCAAAAACCCACTAAGCATAAAAGCTAGTAGCATAGTCATTTTCAGTAGGATCCTCTTGATTTGGTTCATAGCATTGAATAAAAAGCAAACTTAAAAAAATATTAAGCGAGGTTTAGGTTAAAGAATACTAAAATTCAACAATTATTACTTAATAACAAAAAGTAGCTCTATTTCTATTTTAGCTCAAAACACTAAATAAACAAAGCCAAACGGAAAATAGTTTTTTATACGCAAAAAACAATTTGATTTAGGAAAATAACAATGTTTTCTTATATTTGTAGGGTAATTATAATTAATCACATTATGGCATTATTTTCATTTAAACAGCTTATATACGGTGGAATGGTAGCTATTGCTGGTGTTGACGGCGAAGTTACTTCCAAAGAAACGAAATTTGTAAATCAAGTTTTCGACAAATATTTAAAAATAAACTCCAAGGAGAAAAAAGAAGTCCTAAACGTTTGGGATGAAAAAGGTGATGACACCTTCACTGAAATCCTTATCGAGGAACTCAAAGATTTTCCAAAAAGAGATCAGATTGAAGCTTTTTCATATATTATGAAATTCATTAGCTGGTCTAAAACACAGTATAATCAAAGTAAAGCAGAGTCTACAAAAGGAGTCGATCCTATTAGAGCAGAGATGGATTTATACCATAAGAAAGCCGAAATGATTATGCGTTCTTTAGATTTTAATTCTAAAGAATATGCTGCGGCAACAAGAACAACAAGAACTGCAAAAAAATAGTTCTGTTAAGATATTTTAAAAGAGGATATTACTGATGTAGCATCCTCTTTTTTAGTTCTATATTTCCCTTTAACTTCATGATATCTAAATTGTATATATATAATCTTCACTATACCCTGTTATCTATAAATAATTTTACTTTTGCCAAATGATATCAATAGGAAAAACAATTATTTCGGAGGAGGTTGTCAAGAAACAATTTAGTTGTGACTTAAATGCCTGCCATGGTGAGTGTTGCATTCAAGGAGACAGTGGAGCTCCTTTAGAAGAGGAAGAAATAGGAGTTATAGAGGATTGTCTTGATGAGATAAAACCCTATATGACCAAAAGTGGAAAAGCCGCCGTTCGTAAAAATGGTATTTTTGACTATGATAGCGATGGAGACTTTGTAACTACCTTGGTAAAAGGACAAGAATGTGCTTTTGTATATTTTGAAGGTGAAATCGCCTTATGTGCTATTGAAAAAGCATATAGAGAAGGAAAAATCAATTATTACAAACCCATCTCTTGCCATCTATACCCCATCAGAATTAGTCAATATAAAGATTTTGAGGCCATCAATTATCACAAATGGGAAATTTGCGACCTCGCTTTACTTAAAGGTAAGAAAGAGCAATCGGCCATTTACGAATTCCTAAAAGAGCCACTCATCAGAAAATATGGTGAAGACTGGTATAAACAACTGGATGAAGAAGTGAAATCTGGTCGCTACGATGAGATTTTAAATAGAGAGTAGTAATGATGCTAACA includes these proteins:
- a CDS encoding YceI family protein, producing the protein MNTIKSILAAVIILASVGVMAQKVEIDTDKSSLEWLGKKVTGEHNGSISLQEGYVVMEGKALKGGEFVIDMSSIVNADIEDAEYKAKLEGHLKSEDFFGVEKFPTAKLVISKSSKFKKDKASVMGELTIKDITLPIEFEVKKDDGKMMATVVVDRSKYDVRYGSGSFFEGLGDKMIYDDFTLTVTLVTK
- a CDS encoding pirin family protein, with product MKKNIIKSDSRGEANYQWLQARYSFSFAGYQNRDRMHFGALRVLNDDIIQAGTGFGEHPHDNMEIITIPLRGAISHKDSMNHEEVIGVNEIQVMSAGTGIFHSEENASKSEDINLLQLWIFPNESNVKPVYDQKYFHPEEAQNTWQQLVTSVTKPDGNALTIHQEAKISRVFMEANSSINYHLEESSYGVYLFIIDGEVEIEGEALEARDAMSLSEIQETKIKANRSAYVLCIEVPNIK
- a CDS encoding helix-turn-helix domain-containing protein, coding for MGKRVNQEEGSFPAYELRHNEQVVDFAIRSVEEVIEMFGHHTDTPHSHNYHTVLWSQNYSGRHIIDYKEYEMRPNDIFFVSPGQVHQVDHSENPKGMVILFSCDFLAKNDISDTFISNLNLFSDIGSTPPIQISHDSAYQLQELVYKIRELLPKNDPFKFDKIGAYLKLFLIECSPYSHPPKAEDSDQFLQAGGQLVKSFKSLLESNFKSWHKVADYAKELKISSDYLNNVIKSSMNKTAKELIQQRLILEAKRLGLHTELSSKEIAFQIGFQESSHFSRFFKKEENISFTQFRQSLTNS
- a CDS encoding bifunctional 2-polyprenyl-6-hydroxyphenol methylase/3-demethylubiquinol 3-O-methyltransferase UbiG, which gives rise to MKEFWNERYQGDEYAYGMAPNKYLKTVLNRVHQKGSVLFPAEGEGRNAVYAAQLGFGVTAIDFSDGGKRKAEQLAKEKGVSITYHVANLQNIELEEESYDILVLIFAHFPPQIRQLIHQKYQKYLKKYGIVILEGFSQSHLEVSKENERGSGPRDVKMLFTKEMIEEDFLGFETIELSEEVAVLNEGEFHQGKSSLIRYMGRKI
- a CDS encoding DUF3108 domain-containing protein, which encodes MTMLLAFMLSGFLVFSQGKESLAFERGESLKYWVYYDAPLIGKVYAGKATLEIAKDKDFFNGRTTFHAIGSGRSTGSFDFFFKVRDKFESWFDEESLKPYRFVRRTNEGGYKVEDDVDFDYLNMTARSRQQEISIGLNTQDMVSAFYFARNLDIDSIQVDDNFPIDFYLDDSVYTSAIIYKGIEIVETSMGKFRCHKFLPMVITGEVFDNPYPMSLWITDDKNRIPILVKSEIIVGSIKGELFEYKNLKYPLGSKLSKKKRNK
- a CDS encoding TerB family tellurite resistance protein, coding for MALFSFKQLIYGGMVAIAGVDGEVTSKETKFVNQVFDKYLKINSKEKKEVLNVWDEKGDDTFTEILIEELKDFPKRDQIEAFSYIMKFISWSKTQYNQSKAESTKGVDPIRAEMDLYHKKAEMIMRSLDFNSKEYAAATRTTRTAKK
- a CDS encoding DUF3109 family protein, yielding MISIGKTIISEEVVKKQFSCDLNACHGECCIQGDSGAPLEEEEIGVIEDCLDEIKPYMTKSGKAAVRKNGIFDYDSDGDFVTTLVKGQECAFVYFEGEIALCAIEKAYREGKINYYKPISCHLYPIRISQYKDFEAINYHKWEICDLALLKGKKEQSAIYEFLKEPLIRKYGEDWYKQLDEEVKSGRYDEILNRE